The following proteins are co-located in the Granulicella pectinivorans genome:
- a CDS encoding RNA polymerase sigma factor — protein sequence MTWQEAIPKIRQGAQTPAACEASMDHDAFALFYERSSRPLWAYLARVSGDRSLADDLMQESYVRFLGAKIPDGDVAARKYLFRIASNLLKDYWRRPRASSLDDMAEEFFAAADVSCQSDSAALLGPSLNRMSPRERQLLWLAHAEEYTHKEIAEVMGLASASVRIMLFRARHKIAKALRERGIDAV from the coding sequence ATGACGTGGCAGGAGGCAATCCCCAAAATCCGGCAGGGCGCGCAGACGCCGGCGGCGTGTGAGGCCAGCATGGATCATGACGCGTTCGCCCTGTTCTACGAGCGGTCGTCGCGGCCTCTGTGGGCCTATCTGGCCCGGGTCTCCGGCGATCGCAGCCTGGCCGACGACCTCATGCAGGAGAGCTACGTGAGGTTTCTCGGCGCAAAGATTCCCGACGGCGACGTCGCGGCGCGGAAGTATCTTTTCCGCATCGCGTCGAACTTGCTGAAGGATTACTGGCGCAGGCCACGTGCGAGTTCGCTCGACGATATGGCCGAGGAGTTCTTCGCGGCGGCGGATGTTTCCTGCCAGAGCGACAGCGCCGCGCTGTTGGGGCCGTCGCTGAATCGGATGTCTCCACGGGAGCGGCAGTTGCTGTGGCTGGCGCATGCCGAGGAGTACACGCACAAAGAGATTGCCGAGGTGATGGGTCTGGCTTCGGCGAGTGTACGGATTATGCTGTTCCGCGCGCGGCACAAGATTGCGAAGGCGCTGCGGGAGAGGGGGATCGATGCGGTGTGA
- a CDS encoding gluconolaconase — protein MAPLFTFGKPANETATPHLTHLSPPAAMPGGEVEVHGTNLGPYGDPAEQPHVTLNDITAPILLSRPTRLTIRVPESPEGDLIVHRTHASSNALPLSVATLIAEDLHPVANPAVAPDGAIFATLSGSRGQQVPVSIYRIEPHTPEGEFVMRPFTRNLLNPTGLAFDPQGNLYASSRADGTIYRITPSGDLSVYAEGMGIATGIAFDPEGNLFVGDRSGTIFKISPAYTREAREIFVFATLEPSIAAYHLAFNDAGTLFVTGPTTNSSQSIHAIDRDGNASIFYSGLGRAQGMAFDIEDNLYVAASLHGQRGIVQITPEGKASLAVSGNNLVGLCFLQHGACALATRDAIYHLDIGIHGRPLI, from the coding sequence ATGGCCCCACTCTTCACCTTCGGCAAACCGGCAAACGAAACGGCGACTCCGCACCTCACGCACCTCTCTCCGCCCGCGGCCATGCCCGGCGGCGAGGTCGAGGTGCACGGCACGAACCTCGGCCCCTACGGCGATCCCGCCGAGCAGCCGCACGTTACCCTGAACGACATCACCGCCCCGATCCTTCTCTCGCGCCCCACACGCCTCACCATCCGCGTGCCGGAATCGCCCGAGGGCGACCTCATCGTGCACCGCACGCACGCATCCTCGAACGCCCTGCCTCTCAGCGTTGCGACCCTCATCGCCGAAGACCTGCACCCCGTCGCCAACCCAGCCGTAGCGCCCGACGGAGCCATCTTCGCCACACTCTCCGGATCCCGCGGCCAGCAGGTCCCCGTATCCATCTACCGCATCGAGCCCCACACGCCCGAGGGCGAGTTCGTCATGCGCCCCTTCACGCGTAACCTGCTCAACCCCACCGGCCTCGCCTTCGATCCGCAGGGCAATCTCTATGCCAGCTCCCGTGCCGATGGCACCATCTACCGCATCACGCCTTCCGGCGACCTCAGCGTCTACGCCGAAGGTATGGGCATCGCCACCGGCATCGCCTTCGACCCCGAGGGAAACCTCTTCGTCGGGGACCGGTCCGGGACCATCTTCAAAATCTCGCCCGCCTACACGCGCGAAGCCCGCGAGATCTTCGTCTTCGCCACACTCGAACCATCGATCGCCGCCTATCACCTTGCCTTCAACGATGCCGGCACCCTCTTCGTCACCGGCCCCACCACCAACTCCAGCCAGTCGATCCATGCCATCGACCGCGACGGCAACGCATCGATCTTCTACAGCGGCCTGGGCCGCGCACAGGGCATGGCCTTCGACATCGAAGACAACCTCTACGTCGCCGCATCCCTCCACGGACAGCGTGGCATCGTGCAGATCACGCCCGAGGGCAAAGCCTCCCTCGCGGTCTCGGGCAACAACCTCGTCGGCCTGTGCTTCCTCCAGCACGGAGCCTGCGCCCTCGCCACCCGAGACGCCATCTACCACCTCGATATCGGCATCCACGGACGCCCGCTGATCTAG
- a CDS encoding sensor domain-containing phosphodiesterase, translated as MSVQVSDVRTALQNNQIVPNFQPIVSLHTGALVGFEVLARWQHPEIGAVLPENFIAIAEAYGLIGDLTDQVSSKAFHCAPDLPAPLFLAVNLSPAQLQDPNVPSHIANLATSASFPMDRVYIEITESALLDDLDSAKAMARRLKDLGCRLALDDFGTGYSSLAHLQALPFDELKIDRSFVSKMTTTRESRKIVAAIVGLGHSLGLITVGEGIETEEQADMLLSLGCELGQGYLYGKPAPAAQIPTMMSTSHISSSVDATVKSWNISSLEALPTQRLAQLEAIYDGAPVGLCFLDCNMRFVSVNARLAAFSGQGVTTYLGKTIQQSNPERFGSFEPYLRRALDGEALSGVEIALPSSGPDQLDSMLLCSFQPAWDEGGEVIGASVAVVDVTEHKRSEEALVERDDHDKHLEALNNQISWTMDAAGDSLQVSTRWVRANPTHKEPTTYLAWLEDVHAEDIGPALRVLRTALVSGVPIDIRYRVKQASGGWRWMRAKGSPSLDKDGAIVRWYGTVEDIDIREQATQNEAELSIGSGIAAHR; from the coding sequence ATGTCTGTCCAAGTGAGCGATGTTCGCACAGCGCTGCAAAACAACCAGATCGTTCCCAACTTCCAGCCAATTGTCTCGCTGCATACGGGCGCTCTGGTCGGCTTTGAGGTTCTTGCCCGCTGGCAGCATCCTGAGATCGGTGCCGTACTCCCAGAGAACTTCATCGCCATTGCCGAGGCCTACGGCCTGATCGGAGATCTGACCGATCAGGTCTCCAGCAAAGCCTTCCACTGCGCCCCCGATCTTCCCGCGCCGCTCTTCCTCGCCGTCAATTTGTCACCGGCGCAGTTACAAGATCCCAACGTACCCAGCCACATCGCCAACCTCGCCACCTCCGCCAGCTTCCCGATGGACCGCGTCTACATTGAGATCACCGAGAGTGCTCTCCTCGATGACCTCGACAGCGCCAAAGCCATGGCGCGCAGGCTGAAAGATCTCGGCTGCCGCCTCGCCCTCGACGACTTCGGCACCGGCTACTCCTCGCTCGCTCACCTCCAGGCACTTCCGTTCGATGAGCTCAAGATCGATCGCAGCTTCGTCTCGAAGATGACGACCACGAGGGAGAGCCGCAAGATCGTCGCTGCCATCGTCGGTCTCGGTCACTCGCTCGGACTCATCACAGTCGGAGAAGGCATCGAAACCGAGGAGCAGGCCGACATGCTGCTTTCGCTAGGCTGCGAGCTCGGTCAGGGATACCTCTACGGCAAACCGGCACCCGCCGCCCAGATTCCCACCATGATGAGCACCTCGCATATCTCCAGCTCCGTCGATGCAACCGTCAAGTCGTGGAATATTTCAAGCCTCGAAGCCCTTCCCACGCAGCGCCTCGCGCAGCTCGAAGCCATCTACGATGGAGCGCCCGTCGGCCTCTGCTTCCTCGACTGCAACATGCGCTTCGTCAGCGTCAACGCACGTCTTGCGGCCTTCAGCGGACAGGGCGTGACGACCTATCTTGGCAAGACGATCCAGCAATCCAACCCCGAGCGCTTCGGGAGCTTCGAACCATACCTCCGGCGCGCTCTCGATGGAGAGGCCCTCTCCGGCGTGGAGATCGCGCTGCCTTCAAGCGGTCCGGACCAGCTCGACAGCATGCTTCTCTGCTCTTTCCAGCCCGCATGGGATGAAGGCGGTGAGGTCATTGGCGCCTCGGTCGCCGTCGTCGACGTCACCGAGCACAAGCGGTCCGAAGAGGCGCTCGTGGAACGCGACGATCACGACAAGCACCTTGAAGCGCTCAACAACCAGATCTCCTGGACCATGGACGCCGCCGGCGACAGCCTTCAGGTCAGCACCCGCTGGGTCCGCGCCAACCCCACGCACAAAGAGCCCACGACCTACCTTGCCTGGCTCGAAGACGTCCACGCCGAAGACATCGGCCCCGCACTCCGCGTGCTGCGTACCGCCCTTGTCAGCGGCGTTCCCATCGATATCCGCTATCGCGTCAAGCAGGCCAGCGGGGGATGGCGCTGGATGCGCGCGAAAGGCTCACCGAGCCTCGACAAGGATGGCGCGATCGTTCGCTGGTACGGCACCGTCGAAGACATCGACATCCGCGAACAGGCAACCCAGAACGAGGCGGAGTTGTCGATCGGCAGCGGCATAGCCGCTCATCGGTAG
- a CDS encoding YHYH protein, with the protein MTVFSRRLLAAVSAIAILPALCSLSGCGSASATTTTSTTTGNNTSTGYDAVYKATNWGSNVTATFPTTCTMTLKTTGVPAYHAAYYLAPVTGTGTVVATTPSGLKLGVIAYTSIANALGGSSTTYNICPSKAATTTATNMGSIGMMISGVAMFNAYEATGTVAVSDNVSYTFTDTSGNSQTASFLDDCSGHSNGGASASATWHYHAVPTCVTSLVDTATGPSHLIGIAMDGFPIYGGRDINGAVIDVSKLDACNGITSATPEFPDGKYHYVLPIGVTTKQSSLGCYAGSVTVTQVAIAERAKCDMKNMKATKGM; encoded by the coding sequence ATGACTGTGTTCTCCAGGCGTCTGCTCGCGGCTGTGTCCGCGATCGCGATCCTTCCTGCGCTCTGTTCGCTCTCCGGATGCGGCAGCGCGTCAGCGACGACCACCACAAGCACCACCACCGGCAACAATACGTCCACCGGCTATGACGCTGTTTACAAGGCGACGAACTGGGGATCGAATGTGACGGCGACGTTCCCCACTACCTGCACCATGACGCTGAAGACGACCGGTGTTCCGGCTTATCATGCGGCGTACTATCTGGCTCCGGTGACGGGGACCGGGACCGTGGTGGCGACGACGCCGAGCGGGCTGAAGCTTGGCGTGATTGCATACACTTCGATCGCGAACGCGCTCGGCGGCTCGTCGACGACGTACAACATCTGTCCGTCGAAGGCTGCGACGACCACCGCGACGAACATGGGCTCGATCGGGATGATGATCTCGGGCGTGGCCATGTTCAATGCGTACGAGGCGACGGGGACGGTGGCGGTCTCGGACAACGTTTCCTATACGTTCACCGATACGTCCGGGAACTCGCAGACGGCTTCGTTCCTCGACGATTGCAGCGGGCACTCGAATGGCGGAGCCTCGGCATCGGCGACCTGGCATTACCATGCGGTGCCCACGTGCGTCACCTCGCTGGTGGATACGGCGACGGGTCCTTCGCACCTGATCGGGATTGCGATGGATGGGTTCCCCATCTATGGAGGCCGCGACATCAACGGCGCTGTGATTGATGTGTCGAAGCTCGATGCATGCAATGGGATTACAAGCGCTACGCCGGAGTTTCCGGATGGCAAGTATCACTATGTGCTGCCCATTGGCGTAACGACGAAGCAGTCTTCGCTGGGTTGCTACGCGGGCTCCGTGACGGTGACGCAGGTGGCGATCGCCGAGCGGGCGAAGTGCGATATGAAGAACATGAAGGCGACGAAGGGCATGTAG
- a CDS encoding DNA gyrase inhibitor YacG: MATAPKALFCPTCRKVVLAECEDFPFCSDRCRILDLGKWASGDYKISSPILDPEVLEGLDQGMPHRRRDEED, encoded by the coding sequence ATGGCTACCGCACCCAAAGCGCTCTTCTGCCCCACCTGCCGCAAGGTCGTCCTCGCCGAATGCGAAGACTTCCCATTCTGCTCCGACCGCTGCCGCATCCTCGACCTGGGCAAGTGGGCCTCCGGCGACTACAAGATCAGTTCGCCGATCCTAGACCCCGAGGTACTGGAAGGCCTCGATCAGGGCATGCCCCACCGTCGACGCGACGAAGAAGACTAA
- a CDS encoding MFS transporter, producing the protein MRKSLLALAVAAFGIGTSEFVIMGLLPDLAKSFSVSIPKAGVLVSAYALSVTFGSPLIALLLARTERKRALLILMGIFVAGNLLCALAPTYELLLGARVLTALCHGAFFGIGSVVATNIVPYNQRTQAVTLMFSGLTIANVLGVPAGTALGQAFGWRAAFLALIPVGLIALAALYRMVPEQPAEAIALKHEFRAVVRPQVQLVLSLSTISSVALFCVFTYIAPMLEVVTHLSPHAVTWVLVLFGVSITVGNLVGGRLGDWRPMPLVLSGLVLLIALFLAMPLAMPHVVPAVVLVFVWGLIHFGAIAPLQSRIVEQAKGAPNLASTLNQGAFNLGNALGASLGGLVLTAGYGYLKLPFASAAVATVCLVVAVVTVWVEKRDQGQLLTAPATDPR; encoded by the coding sequence ATGCGTAAATCGCTTTTAGCTCTCGCTGTCGCGGCATTCGGGATTGGGACGTCGGAGTTCGTCATCATGGGCCTTCTGCCGGATCTGGCGAAGAGCTTTTCGGTGAGCATCCCCAAGGCCGGTGTGCTGGTCTCCGCGTACGCGCTCAGCGTGACGTTTGGGTCGCCGCTCATCGCCCTGCTGCTGGCGCGCACGGAGCGGAAGCGTGCCTTGCTGATCCTGATGGGGATCTTTGTGGCGGGCAACCTGCTCTGCGCCCTGGCCCCCACCTATGAACTGCTGCTCGGTGCGCGTGTGCTGACGGCGTTGTGTCATGGCGCATTCTTCGGGATCGGCAGTGTCGTCGCGACGAATATTGTGCCCTACAACCAGCGCACCCAGGCGGTGACGTTGATGTTCAGCGGCCTGACGATCGCCAATGTGCTGGGGGTGCCGGCCGGCACTGCGCTGGGGCAGGCGTTCGGATGGCGCGCGGCGTTTCTGGCGCTGATCCCGGTGGGTTTGATCGCGCTGGCTGCACTCTACCGTATGGTACCGGAGCAGCCCGCGGAGGCGATTGCGCTGAAGCATGAGTTTCGTGCGGTGGTGCGTCCTCAGGTGCAACTGGTGCTGAGCCTCAGCACGATCTCATCGGTCGCGCTGTTCTGCGTGTTTACGTATATCGCTCCGATGCTTGAAGTGGTGACGCATCTTTCGCCGCACGCCGTGACGTGGGTGCTGGTGCTGTTTGGCGTCAGCATTACGGTGGGGAATCTTGTCGGGGGGAGGCTTGGGGACTGGAGGCCGATGCCCCTGGTGCTGAGTGGTCTGGTGCTGTTGATCGCTCTCTTCCTGGCGATGCCCCTGGCGATGCCACATGTGGTGCCTGCGGTGGTGCTGGTGTTTGTGTGGGGGCTGATCCACTTTGGTGCGATCGCTCCGTTGCAGTCGCGAATCGTGGAGCAGGCCAAGGGTGCGCCGAACCTTGCTTCGACGCTCAATCAGGGGGCGTTCAATCTGGGGAATGCGCTTGGGGCGAGTCTTGGGGGGCTGGTGCTGACGGCTGGATACGGGTATCTGAAGCTTCCGTTCGCGAGTGCAGCGGTGGCGACGGTGTGTCTGGTGGTGGCTGTGGTGACGGTCTGGGTGGAGAAGAGGGACCAGGGGCAGTTGCTCACAGCCCCGGCTACGGACCCTCGCTGA
- a CDS encoding DUF885 domain-containing protein, which translates to MRPSPSLAALVFVAGLSFHSAFAQTVADRIAAQNALFEEQYETGLKNSPQRATAFGDYRYNDQLADESLAAIARNEATNEGFLKRLAEISTDGFPEQDRLSHDLMLRSLDQRKADYGFKEYEMPVSQMDGPHTGLADLPLAVPLDSVKHYEDYIARLHQIPRVFLQTEEVMKAGMKDGLMPVKFLLEKVPAQCEGVIAADPFLIPTKKFPASIPAADQARLTKQITDTVNAEVLPAYQQFETFVAKEYAPHGRTTLAASSLPDGDRRYRNNIRSRTSVSNMTPDQIHQLGLSEIKRIEAEMLAIAKKEGFADLASFRASLKTNPKYKPTSSEQILDDYRKYIAQMQPKLPELFTNIPGSPVTVEAIPAFQAAMATHYQTGTPDGKRPGRVSVATSNFAERTLIDDEATAYHEGIPGHHMQLSVAQQLKGLPKFRLHAANSGYIEGWALYAEQLGKEVGFYNDPVSDYGRLSSELFRAVRLVVDTGIHSKGWTRDQVVAFFRESQAVDEPTIQSETDRYIAWPGQALSYKLGQLKFRELRERAKKELGPKFDIRTFHDEMLNGGVLPLDMLDARTNAWIAAQKERGYR; encoded by the coding sequence ATGCGCCCCTCTCCTTCGCTTGCCGCCCTTGTGTTTGTCGCCGGTCTATCGTTTCATTCAGCGTTTGCCCAGACAGTGGCCGACCGCATCGCCGCGCAGAACGCCCTCTTTGAGGAGCAGTACGAGACTGGGCTGAAGAACAGTCCGCAGAGGGCTACGGCGTTTGGAGACTATCGCTACAACGATCAGCTTGCCGATGAGTCGCTGGCCGCGATCGCGCGCAACGAGGCCACGAACGAGGGCTTCCTGAAGCGGCTGGCGGAGATTTCGACCGATGGCTTTCCAGAGCAGGACCGGCTCTCGCACGACCTGATGCTGCGTTCGCTTGACCAGCGCAAGGCGGACTACGGCTTCAAGGAGTATGAGATGCCGGTGTCGCAGATGGATGGGCCGCATACCGGTCTTGCGGATCTTCCGCTGGCTGTGCCGCTCGATTCCGTGAAGCATTACGAGGACTACATTGCACGTCTGCACCAGATTCCACGGGTGTTTCTGCAGACCGAAGAGGTGATGAAGGCGGGCATGAAGGATGGCCTGATGCCGGTGAAATTTCTACTGGAGAAGGTGCCGGCGCAGTGCGAGGGCGTGATCGCCGCCGACCCGTTTCTGATTCCGACGAAGAAGTTTCCGGCAAGCATCCCGGCTGCCGATCAGGCCCGGCTGACGAAGCAGATCACCGACACGGTGAACGCCGAGGTCTTGCCCGCGTATCAGCAGTTTGAGACGTTCGTTGCGAAGGAGTACGCGCCACACGGGCGCACGACACTTGCCGCGAGTTCGCTGCCCGATGGCGACCGTCGCTACCGCAACAACATCAGGAGCCGTACGTCAGTGAGCAACATGACGCCCGACCAGATTCATCAGCTTGGTCTGAGCGAGATCAAGCGCATCGAGGCGGAGATGCTGGCAATCGCGAAGAAGGAGGGTTTTGCCGATCTGGCGAGCTTTCGCGCTTCGCTGAAGACGAACCCGAAGTACAAGCCGACGTCGTCCGAACAGATCCTCGACGACTACCGCAAGTACATTGCGCAGATGCAGCCGAAGTTGCCTGAGCTGTTCACGAACATTCCCGGTTCGCCGGTGACCGTCGAAGCCATCCCCGCATTCCAGGCGGCTATGGCAACGCACTACCAGACGGGAACGCCGGATGGCAAGAGGCCGGGACGCGTGAGCGTGGCCACCTCCAACTTTGCGGAACGAACGCTGATCGACGATGAGGCGACGGCGTATCACGAGGGTATCCCTGGGCACCATATGCAGCTCTCCGTGGCGCAGCAACTCAAGGGATTGCCGAAGTTCCGGCTGCATGCGGCGAACTCGGGCTATATCGAGGGATGGGCGTTGTATGCGGAGCAGCTTGGCAAGGAGGTCGGTTTCTATAACGATCCGGTGAGCGATTATGGACGGCTTTCCAGCGAGCTGTTTCGCGCGGTGCGGCTTGTCGTCGATACAGGGATCCACTCGAAGGGATGGACGCGGGATCAGGTGGTCGCGTTCTTCCGTGAGTCGCAGGCGGTGGATGAGCCGACGATCCAGTCGGAGACGGATCGCTACATCGCATGGCCGGGGCAGGCGCTCTCGTACAAGCTGGGGCAGTTGAAGTTTCGCGAGCTGCGCGAGAGAGCGAAGAAGGAGCTCGGCCCGAAGTTCGACATACGCACGTTCCACGACGAGATGCTGAACGGCGGCGTGCTTCCGCTAGATATGCTCGATGCGCGGACGAATGCATGGATTGCTGCGCAGAAGGAGCGAGGCTACCGATGA
- a CDS encoding GGDEF domain-containing protein — MSSPMDYHTLFVTSLVSRILAVIVLSGLAFANRTLLGLRWFSLALLLWVVRTAIEMLRGQAPLAVTIPLCTYGANAIASFVYLAMFLGFRWFLLRTGPRGRLVPALVLVSMTLYPSEIFFGLWTRYPVGTLPALIAGFASVHLLLTRARQPFVVVARVTAFFFALFLVFTGYRTVVLTHNIAARGLRVGAWPDPQILVTMLVLMILDFCFVASFIWFYVVETQFALRQQTRTDGLTGALNGRALEVEAEREMARCRRNGGALSLIVLDIDYFKQLNDARGHDAGDVALRSLVCLLHEELRLHDLVARTGGEEFLILLPETSLAAARVLAARIRLRIEQSSFGYDDGLPICITASLGLAELAAGGNDTWLALRRRGDAAMYAAKRLGRNRVVEQTEASPVLLFDPGER; from the coding sequence GTGTCCTCCCCCATGGACTACCACACGCTGTTTGTCACGAGTCTGGTCTCACGCATCCTTGCGGTGATCGTTTTGTCCGGACTGGCGTTTGCCAACCGCACATTGCTTGGTCTGCGCTGGTTCTCACTCGCCCTTCTCCTGTGGGTGGTGCGTACTGCGATCGAGATGCTTCGCGGGCAGGCGCCGCTGGCCGTGACAATACCGCTTTGCACCTATGGCGCGAACGCGATCGCCTCATTTGTCTACCTGGCCATGTTCCTGGGCTTCCGCTGGTTCCTTCTTCGGACTGGGCCTCGCGGCAGGCTGGTTCCTGCGCTGGTGCTGGTGAGCATGACGCTGTATCCATCGGAGATCTTCTTCGGGCTATGGACCAGGTATCCCGTTGGGACGCTGCCTGCGCTGATCGCCGGTTTTGCTTCCGTGCATCTGCTGCTCACACGTGCGCGCCAGCCGTTCGTCGTTGTGGCTCGGGTGACGGCGTTTTTCTTTGCGCTCTTTCTTGTCTTTACCGGCTACCGGACGGTCGTGCTGACCCACAATATCGCAGCCCGCGGGCTTAGGGTTGGGGCATGGCCGGATCCACAGATCCTGGTCACCATGCTCGTATTGATGATCCTCGACTTCTGCTTCGTCGCGTCGTTTATCTGGTTTTACGTGGTGGAGACACAGTTCGCGCTGCGACAGCAGACTCGTACGGACGGCCTTACGGGCGCGTTGAACGGACGCGCGCTGGAGGTCGAAGCGGAGCGGGAGATGGCACGCTGCCGCCGCAACGGCGGTGCGCTCTCGTTGATCGTGCTGGATATCGACTATTTCAAGCAGTTGAATGACGCCCGGGGTCACGATGCCGGTGACGTCGCGTTGCGTTCTCTGGTCTGCCTGCTCCATGAAGAGCTGCGGCTGCATGATCTCGTCGCCCGGACGGGAGGCGAGGAGTTCCTGATCCTCCTGCCGGAGACCTCGTTGGCGGCGGCGCGTGTGCTGGCCGCGAGAATCCGTCTGCGGATCGAACAAAGCAGCTTCGGCTACGACGATGGTCTGCCGATCTGCATCACCGCCAGTCTGGGGCTCGCGGAACTGGCTGCGGGGGGGAACGACACGTGGCTTGCGCTGCGGCGTCGCGGTGACGCAGCGATGTATGCCGCCAAGCGTCTTGGCCGGAACCGCGTGGTGGAGCAGACCGAGGCGTCGCCTGTCCTGCTGTTTGATCCGGGCGAACGGTAG
- a CDS encoding EAL domain-containing protein — protein sequence MIAKLQDVVEAIEKRQLVPCFQPLVEIRSGLLTGFEMLARWNHPVHGLILPSNFISLAEEHDLIDEVMDQIFLAAFQAAKSIETPHTLSVNLSPIQFQNRSLPDHIFRMAEQTGYSLHHLVVEITESALLDDLGCAREIALDLKSLGCRLALDDFGTGYSSLSHLQALPFDELKIDRSFVASMASRRESRKIVAAVIGLGHSLGLKTIAEGIETEEQAAMLLCLGCEVGQGWLYGKPVQALDLSSALAAPPRPTAAAPTPCGDGLSVSSLEALPNEHLAQLQAIYEGAPVGLCFLDRNLRYVNLNHRLAAIHNISVAAHLGRTMQEVVPQLFEFVEPSLLRSLKGEAVARIAIIQPATGPSETEKYLLLSCQPVRDEAGEVIGISVAVVDVMEYKTPFEQPPTTLPLHFSPNGEILRWDGIVEGIGTPPNQQTDGKRSDAVLYTITPPSLTKPALA from the coding sequence ATGATCGCTAAGCTGCAGGATGTCGTAGAAGCGATCGAGAAGAGGCAGCTTGTTCCCTGCTTCCAACCTTTGGTCGAAATTCGTTCCGGACTTCTCACCGGATTTGAGATGCTCGCCCGCTGGAATCACCCCGTTCACGGTCTCATTCTGCCGTCGAACTTCATCTCGCTTGCCGAGGAGCATGACCTCATCGACGAGGTCATGGATCAGATCTTTCTCGCGGCATTTCAGGCAGCCAAGAGCATCGAGACGCCGCACACGCTCTCGGTCAACCTCTCTCCCATCCAGTTTCAGAACCGTTCCCTGCCCGACCATATCTTTCGCATGGCCGAGCAAACGGGATACTCGCTGCACCATCTCGTCGTCGAGATCACCGAAAGCGCACTGCTGGACGATCTCGGCTGTGCCAGGGAGATCGCCCTCGACCTCAAGAGCCTCGGTTGCCGTCTCGCACTCGACGACTTCGGAACCGGCTACTCCAGCCTGAGCCACCTTCAGGCTCTGCCCTTCGATGAGCTCAAGATCGACCGCAGCTTCGTCGCTTCCATGGCGAGCCGGCGGGAGAGCCGTAAGATCGTCGCCGCTGTCATCGGTCTCGGCCACTCGCTCGGGCTAAAGACCATCGCGGAAGGAATCGAGACCGAGGAGCAGGCCGCCATGCTTCTCTGCCTTGGCTGCGAGGTCGGGCAGGGCTGGCTCTACGGAAAGCCGGTCCAGGCCCTCGACCTCTCGAGCGCCCTCGCCGCTCCACCGCGCCCTACCGCCGCGGCTCCCACACCGTGCGGCGATGGATTGTCGGTCTCCAGCCTCGAGGCCCTGCCGAACGAGCACCTCGCGCAACTCCAGGCTATCTACGAGGGCGCGCCTGTCGGTCTGTGCTTCCTCGATCGCAACCTCCGCTACGTGAATCTTAACCATCGTCTCGCCGCCATCCACAACATCAGCGTCGCCGCCCATCTCGGGCGCACCATGCAGGAAGTCGTGCCGCAACTCTTCGAGTTCGTCGAGCCATCTCTGCTCCGCTCCCTCAAGGGTGAAGCCGTCGCCAGGATCGCCATCATCCAACCCGCCACCGGCCCCAGTGAGACCGAAAAATACCTCCTTCTATCCTGTCAACCCGTACGGGACGAAGCCGGCGAGGTCATCGGCATCTCTGTCGCCGTGGTGGATGTCATGGAATACAAAACGCCCTTCGAGCAACCGCCAACAACACTCCCCCTGCACTTCTCCCCCAACGGCGAGATTCTCCGCTGGGACGGCATCGTCGAGGGAATCGGCACGCCACCCAACCAACAGACAGACGGAAAACGCAGCGACGCTGTTCTCTACACGATCACGCCCCCTTCCCTCACGAAGCCCGCTCTCGCCTAG
- a CDS encoding phosphatidylglycerophosphatase A family protein, whose protein sequence is MTSFPKQRTHWAWAVGTFFGAGLMKPGPGTYGSVAALVLWFLAAHLFQPAHLALWTAIAALVATLIGIPAATIVARESGREDPGHVVIDEVAGQLIALIAVTPDWPHAILSLLLFRLFDILKPPPVRQLERLPTGTGIMLDDVAAGVLALVCAQAIAHFTH, encoded by the coding sequence ATGACGTCCTTTCCAAAGCAGCGCACGCACTGGGCGTGGGCTGTCGGCACCTTCTTCGGCGCAGGTTTGATGAAGCCCGGCCCCGGCACGTACGGCTCCGTCGCCGCACTTGTCCTCTGGTTCCTCGCCGCGCATCTCTTCCAGCCGGCACACCTCGCCCTGTGGACCGCCATTGCAGCTCTGGTCGCGACGCTCATCGGCATACCGGCCGCCACCATCGTCGCCCGTGAGTCCGGTCGCGAAGATCCCGGGCACGTCGTCATCGACGAGGTCGCCGGACAGCTCATCGCGCTCATCGCCGTCACCCCCGACTGGCCCCACGCCATCCTCTCGCTTCTGCTTTTTCGCCTCTTCGACATCCTCAAGCCGCCGCCCGTCCGGCAGCTCGAACGCCTCCCTACCGGAACCGGCATCATGCTCGACGACGTAGCCGCAGGTGTCCTTGCGCTGGTCTGTGCGCAAGCGATCGCTCACTTCACCCACTAG